From candidate division TA06 bacterium, one genomic window encodes:
- a CDS encoding YgiT-type zinc finger protein: MKCSIEGCPGEYEERKIVHTMRHHGQVLVIDHVPAEVCPVCGDVLLKPETVRRIEMVLRTATRSPSTVPLYEYA; the protein is encoded by the coding sequence ATGAAATGCAGTATTGAGGGGTGCCCCGGGGAATATGAAGAACGGAAAATTGTGCACACTATGCGCCATCATGGGCAGGTGCTCGTCATCGACCATGTCCCGGCAGAGGTTTGCCCAGTGTGTGGAGATGTGCTCCTAAAGCCGGAGACGGTGCGTCGGATTGAGATGGTACTGCGAACAGCAACCCGTTCCCCGAGCACGGTTCCTCTTTATGAGTACGCGTGA
- the rplW gene encoding 50S ribosomal protein L23, producing MKDLSKVIKKPLVTEKFTALKEAYNRYAFEVDKNANKHDVKRAVETAFKVKVTDVATMNVRGKIKRQGRTQGKRPDWKKAVVTLAKNQKLEIGEGV from the coding sequence ATGAAAGATTTATCCAAGGTCATAAAAAAACCGCTGGTCACCGAGAAATTCACTGCGCTTAAAGAAGCTTACAACCGCTATGCTTTTGAGGTCGACAAGAACGCCAACAAGCATGACGTCAAAAGAGCCGTCGAGACGGCCTTCAAGGTCAAGGTCACCGATGTGGCCACCATGAACGTCCGGGGCAAGATCAAGCGGCAGGGCCGCACCCAGGGCAAACGTCCCGACTGGAAGAAGGCGGTGGTTACCTTGGCCAAGAATCAAAAGCTGGAGATAGGCGAAGGGGTTTGA
- a CDS encoding site-specific DNA-methyltransferase: MHKANSLTSTVNHQAPKVEPDCAVNIITARHKNEYFRHKDIVLINGDCLDKDLFNKPFIDLIVTSPPYNVGIEYNSNNDELSYDKYLDFSEKWMSNCFKWSNTQARFILNIPLDKNKGGQRSVGADLTTIAQKVGWKYHSTIIWNEGNISRRTAWGSWLSAAAPYVIAPVELILVLYKDDWKKTIGSKTTNITKEEFMEWTNGLWTFCGESKKRVGHPAPFPRELPKRAIKLFSFISDVVFDPFCGSGTTVIEASVNKRIGIGVELDKNYCKLTKNRIMKELGTSETLW; the protein is encoded by the coding sequence ATGCATAAGGCAAATAGCCTAACGTCCACTGTAAATCATCAAGCGCCGAAAGTGGAACCAGATTGTGCTGTGAATATTATTACTGCACGCCACAAAAATGAATATTTCAGACACAAAGATATCGTTCTTATAAATGGCGATTGTTTAGATAAAGACTTATTTAATAAGCCCTTTATTGATTTAATCGTCACTTCGCCACCGTATAACGTCGGAATTGAATATAATTCCAATAATGATGAATTAAGTTACGATAAATATTTAGATTTTTCAGAGAAATGGATGTCAAATTGTTTTAAATGGAGCAATACTCAAGCAAGATTTATACTTAATATTCCCCTCGATAAAAATAAGGGTGGTCAACGAAGTGTCGGCGCTGATCTGACAACAATTGCACAAAAAGTGGGATGGAAATATCATTCAACAATAATTTGGAATGAAGGCAATATTTCAAGACGCACTGCTTGGGGTTCGTGGTTATCAGCAGCAGCACCTTATGTTATTGCTCCAGTAGAGCTAATTTTAGTTCTTTATAAAGATGATTGGAAAAAAACAATTGGTTCAAAAACAACCAATATCACAAAAGAAGAATTCATGGAATGGACTAATGGTCTTTGGACCTTTTGTGGTGAGAGTAAAAAAAGGGTTGGCCATCCTGCCCCATTTCCAAGAGAATTGCCAAAACGTGCCATAAAATTATTTAGTTTTATAAGTGATGTTGTTTTTGATCCATTTTGTGGAAGTGGCACAACAGTAATTGAGGCTTCGGTTAATAAACGCATTGGTATTGGTGTTGAGCTTGATAAAAATTATTGTAAATTAACAAAAAATAGGATAATGAAAGAATTAGGAACTTCAGAAACGTTATGGTGA
- a CDS encoding HNH endonuclease, with product MVKHNNEITQRELLLEYFQSHPNKDIKHPEIVDWATSEYKKRTSNVFRDPDRSIRLLHQEGYLIKVTKGVYRYDPKHIVERELEDFTPAQKQTVFERDGYKCVVCGRGTKEGFELHIDHIKPKDFGGEATIENGQTLCSQHNFMKKNLKQTETGKKMFIRLYEVAKHEGNKALLDFCTQILDVYEKNNINCHIKWER from the coding sequence ATGGTGAAACATAATAACGAAATAACTCAAAGAGAACTTCTATTGGAGTACTTTCAAAGCCACCCCAATAAGGACATCAAACATCCTGAAATTGTTGACTGGGCGACATCAGAATATAAAAAACGAACGAGTAATGTCTTTCGAGATCCAGATCGTTCTATTCGTCTATTGCATCAAGAAGGATACTTAATAAAAGTTACAAAAGGCGTTTATAGATATGACCCCAAACATATTGTTGAAAGGGAATTAGAAGATTTTACCCCAGCTCAAAAGCAAACCGTTTTTGAGAGAGATGGTTACAAATGTGTTGTTTGCGGCAGAGGTACGAAAGAAGGTTTTGAGTTACATATCGATCATATTAAACCAAAAGATTTCGGTGGCGAAGCAACAATAGAAAACGGTCAAACCCTTTGTTCACAGCACAATTTTATGAAAAAGAATTTAAAACAAACAGAGACTGGCAAGAAAATGTTTATCCGTTTGTATGAAGTTGCAAAACACGAAGGGAATAAGGCATTACTTGATTTTTGCACACAGATATTAGATGTTTACGAAAAGAATAATATCAATTGCCATATTAAATGGGAACGTTAA
- the rplD gene encoding 50S ribosomal protein L4 translates to MLSANLYDAQGKKTGNIDLPENIFGVRVNQHLLYLAVRNYLDNKRQGTASTQNAEDVRGGGKKPFRQKGTGRARQGSNRSSLMVGGYVAHGPHPRDYSWEMPRASRRQALKSALTDSFKTGRLAVIDAVTSGGKTRDVHGVLKTMELSDKKVLLLDVVPSSELLLSGRNIKGLAIRPVRELNAYEIMRADRVLFTKAGVEALKEVFNK, encoded by the coding sequence ATGTTGTCCGCAAATCTATATGACGCCCAGGGGAAAAAGACAGGGAATATAGACCTGCCCGAGAACATCTTCGGGGTCAGGGTGAATCAGCACCTGCTATACCTGGCAGTAAGAAATTACCTGGATAATAAACGGCAGGGCACCGCCAGTACCCAGAATGCCGAGGACGTGCGGGGCGGAGGCAAGAAGCCGTTCAGGCAGAAGGGCACCGGCCGGGCCCGCCAGGGAAGCAATCGCTCCTCGCTGATGGTGGGCGGCTACGTGGCCCACGGCCCCCACCCCCGGGACTATTCCTGGGAGATGCCCAGGGCCAGCCGGCGCCAGGCCCTGAAATCAGCTTTGACCGATTCGTTCAAGACCGGCCGTTTGGCGGTGATAGACGCCGTGACCTCGGGCGGGAAGACCCGCGATGTCCACGGGGTCTTAAAGACCATGGAACTTTCCGACAAAAAAGTGCTGCTTTTAGACGTGGTCCCTTCATCCGAACTGCTGCTCTCCGGCCGCAACATCAAGGGCCTGGCTATCAGGCCGGTGCGGGAGCTTAACGCCTACGAAATCATGCGGGCCGACAGAGTGCTGTTTACCAAGGCCGGGGTGGAGGCCTTAAAGGAGGTCTTTAACAAATGA
- a CDS encoding DUF4258 domain-containing protein — MNEVEVTALEAVPDRIRDQAVADNIRVTQHAQQEMVEEDIALAEVSEAIIAGQILENYPEHRRGSCCLLYGITRGGRPLHVVCTTARPVLIIITVYEPKPPKWITPTRRRQ; from the coding sequence ATGAACGAAGTTGAGGTTACTGCTTTGGAGGCTGTGCCGGACCGGATACGCGATCAAGCGGTTGCGGATAACATTCGCGTTACTCAACACGCCCAGCAGGAAATGGTTGAAGAGGATATCGCGCTAGCTGAAGTGTCTGAAGCTATTATTGCCGGCCAAATATTAGAGAATTATCCTGAGCACCGCCGGGGCTCTTGTTGTTTGCTCTATGGTATTACCCGTGGCGGCCGTCCTCTGCATGTCGTATGTACGACGGCAAGACCAGTACTTATCATTATTACGGTCTATGAACCCAAACCGCCAAAGTGGATAACACCAACTCGAAGGAGGCAATAG